One stretch of Cololabis saira isolate AMF1-May2022 chromosome 15, fColSai1.1, whole genome shotgun sequence DNA includes these proteins:
- the hycc1 gene encoding hyccin isoform X1: MLAMDQGVVEEWLSEFKTLPDSAISTYAASLRDKGVLVPALYKVIRENYSDLLEPVCHQLFEFYRSGVPQLQRFTLQFLPELLWSLLSVSAARDPHTSGCIEALLLGIYNLEIVDKDGQSKILSFTVPSLSKPSVYHEPSAIGSIALTEGALANHGLSRVVYSGPHLQRETFTAQNRFEVLTFLLLCYNAALSYMTSTSLQSLCQLSSRVCICGYPRQQMRRYKGISTRLTVTSEFLVQLITGIHYALCNGEVELGSKALDDVLYRAQLELFPEALLVGNAIKSSLHGAALKSNNKEGARSIQVEITPTSSRISRNAVTSLSIRGHRWKRHDAVDLGSPDELMDISEVDEGVFPGGVGPETTPPTITISNSITTLNLGAKAMKKCRLGGRSSKDKEAGPLTTGRAASESTELSLKRLTLTSSQSVPKAGALTNLTRTASAVFSRSFEQVPSGNAPPPSNHTAAEAGRYSCSLQEDGMGYLSPAPNHTQRSPSISVHFGSDH; the protein is encoded by the exons ATGTTGGCTATGGACCAAGGAGTGGTGGAGGAATGGCTATCAGAATTTAAG ACCCTCCCTGATAGTGCCATCTCTACCTATGCTGCCTCGCTAAGAGACAAAGGTGTCCTGGTTCCTGCACTCTACAAAGTCATCCGAGAGAACTACAGCGAC CTACTGGAGCCGGTGTGTCACCAGTTATTTGAGTTTTACCGAAGCGGTGTGCCGCAGCTGCAGCGTTTCACGCTACAGTTCCTGCCAGAGCTCCTGTGGAGCCTCCTGTCCGTCAGCGCTGCCAGAGATCCCCACACCTCCGGCTGCATCGAAGCGCTGCTGCTTGGCATTTACAACCTG GAAATAGTTGATAAAGATGGACAAAGTAAGATATTGTCTTTCACCGTCCCTTCCCTCTCCAAACCCTCAGTCTACCATGAG CCGTCGGCCATTGGCTCCATTGCTCTCACGGAAGGAGCTTTAGCCAATCATGGGCTGAGCAGGGTGGTGTACAGCGGGCCACACCTCCAGAGAGAAACCTTTACAGCCCAGAATAG atttgagGTGCTGACTTTCCTGCTGCTGTGTTACAACGCTGCTCTCAGCTACATGACGTCCACCTCTCTGCAGTCCCTGTGTCAGCTCAGCTCCAG GGTGTGTATATGTGGTTACCCACGGCAACAGATGCGGCGCTACAAAGGCATTAGTACACGACTGACTGTCACGTCAGAGTTCCTGGTTCAGCTCATCACAGGGATTCACTACGCCTT ATGTAATGGTGAAGTGGAGCTGGGATCTAAAGCACTGGATGATGTCCTGTATCGAGCCCAGTTAGAGCTGTTCCCTGAAGCTCTGTTG GTGGGTAACGCCATCAAGTCATCGCTGCATGGTGCAGCACTGAAGAGCAACAACAAGGAGGGTGCACGAAGTATCCAGGTGGAAATCACGCCCACCTCTTCCAGGATCTCCCGCAATGCTGTCACCTCCCTGTCTATACGGGGACACCGCTGGAAGAGACACG ATGCAGTGGATCTGGGTTCCCCGGATGAGCTGATGGATATTTCAGAAGTGGATGAAGGGGTTTTCCCAGGTGGGGTGGGGCCTGAAACGACTCCACCCACTATCACCATCAGCAACAGCATTACGACGTTGAACCTTGGAGCGAAGGCTATGAAGAAGTGTCGGCTCGGCGGGCGCAGCAGCAAGGACAAGGAGGCGGGGCCCCTTACAACCGGCCGGGCCGCAAGCGAGAGCACAGAACTGTCCTTGAAGCGACTAACGCTCACTTCCAGCCAGTCGGTGCCCAAAGCTGGAGCTCTCACCAACCTCACACGCACTGCCAGCGCCGTCTTCTCTCGCTCCTTTGAGCAGGTGCCGAGCGGCAACGCTCCACCTCCTAGCAACCACACAGCCGCTGAGGCGGGTCGTTATTCCTGCAGCCTGCAGGAGGACGGGATGGGGTACTTGAGTCCAGCACCAAACCATACCCAGCGCTCCCCCAGCATTAGTGTGCATTTTGGCTCTGACCACTGA
- the hycc1 gene encoding hyccin isoform X2 codes for MLAMDQGVVEEWLSEFKTLPDSAISTYAASLRDKGVLVPALYKVIRENYSDLLEPVCHQLFEFYRSGVPQLQRFTLQFLPELLWSLLSVSAARDPHTSGCIEALLLGIYNLEIVDKDGQSKILSFTVPSLSKPSVYHEPSAIGSIALTEGALANHGLSRVVYSGPHLQRETFTAQNRFEVLTFLLLCYNAALSYMTSTSLQSLCQLSSRVCICGYPRQQMRRYKGISTRLTVTSEFLVQLITGIHYALCNGEVELGSKALDDVLYRAQLELFPEALLVGNAIKSSLHGAALKSNNKEGARSIQVEITPTSSRISRNAVTSLSIRGHRWKRHESQEVSVDSDAAMGGVAIPEISVTGASSERMVNGESLRPRPDGRTQIDGDALGASSEVSLEARSHESNTRSQEVRRQKSVRRMVENESSGLASTGRSQY; via the exons ATGTTGGCTATGGACCAAGGAGTGGTGGAGGAATGGCTATCAGAATTTAAG ACCCTCCCTGATAGTGCCATCTCTACCTATGCTGCCTCGCTAAGAGACAAAGGTGTCCTGGTTCCTGCACTCTACAAAGTCATCCGAGAGAACTACAGCGAC CTACTGGAGCCGGTGTGTCACCAGTTATTTGAGTTTTACCGAAGCGGTGTGCCGCAGCTGCAGCGTTTCACGCTACAGTTCCTGCCAGAGCTCCTGTGGAGCCTCCTGTCCGTCAGCGCTGCCAGAGATCCCCACACCTCCGGCTGCATCGAAGCGCTGCTGCTTGGCATTTACAACCTG GAAATAGTTGATAAAGATGGACAAAGTAAGATATTGTCTTTCACCGTCCCTTCCCTCTCCAAACCCTCAGTCTACCATGAG CCGTCGGCCATTGGCTCCATTGCTCTCACGGAAGGAGCTTTAGCCAATCATGGGCTGAGCAGGGTGGTGTACAGCGGGCCACACCTCCAGAGAGAAACCTTTACAGCCCAGAATAG atttgagGTGCTGACTTTCCTGCTGCTGTGTTACAACGCTGCTCTCAGCTACATGACGTCCACCTCTCTGCAGTCCCTGTGTCAGCTCAGCTCCAG GGTGTGTATATGTGGTTACCCACGGCAACAGATGCGGCGCTACAAAGGCATTAGTACACGACTGACTGTCACGTCAGAGTTCCTGGTTCAGCTCATCACAGGGATTCACTACGCCTT ATGTAATGGTGAAGTGGAGCTGGGATCTAAAGCACTGGATGATGTCCTGTATCGAGCCCAGTTAGAGCTGTTCCCTGAAGCTCTGTTG GTGGGTAACGCCATCAAGTCATCGCTGCATGGTGCAGCACTGAAGAGCAACAACAAGGAGGGTGCACGAAGTATCCAGGTGGAAATCACGCCCACCTCTTCCAGGATCTCCCGCAATGCTGTCACCTCCCTGTCTATACGGGGACACCGCTGGAAGAGACACG AATCCCAGGAGGTGAGTGTAGACAGTGACGCTGCCATGGGGGGCGTGGCCATCCCCGAGATCAGTGTGACGGGCGCAAGCAGCGAGCGAATGGTCAACGGAGAGTCCCTGCGGCCGCGCCCTGATGGCCGCACCCAGATTGATGGCGACGCGTTGGGTGCCTCCTCAGAGGTCAGCCTGGAAGCCCGCAGTCATGAGTCCAACACTCGCAGTCAGGAGGTCAGGAGGCAGAAGTCTGTGAGGAGAATGGTGGAGAATGAGAGTTCTGGGTTGGCCTCCACAGGGAGGAGTCAGTACTGA